In Sphingobacterium sp. PCS056, the following proteins share a genomic window:
- a CDS encoding RagB/SusD family nutrient uptake outer membrane protein, with protein sequence MKTPSIKKYKYITIALLGLSIGIQGCSKSFTDLTPKGSITNENFWKTEADAIFASNGLYEHFNDDNMFGRGLFWFINASDDMVTGRTDAGSAAVRNFTATGAESRINSMYKKFYQIIQRANTIITKVPTMSISDNVKNRVLGQAYFMRGYAYFYLSQYYGDQRAGVPIVTDSNMNEIKFVRPAHVKENFAQIEGDLLKAAELLPLVNTYGADDLGRAHKDAAYAYLAKTNLQWARYDESKWTQVAKYCDMVTNSGSGRKLINTGKPETDFASVFYIENNFSSEYIFSVVSNKIQGSILPAVLFENTGYGLYNGWGYFHPTLELYNAFESGDNRKKATILEFNDTFTLFGLNRKYYSSNSQTGFQFKKYMQPFRFPKEQHLNPSGDYPTSDLNIPLIRYADILLMKAEAQIKQGKSGDVEINLVRNRAGLPALSGATMVDLKRERRSEFAAEYTDRHSDLVRWGDAQAAYARPATGRQHNAKTDPTSSYTIVQVWPARTFNPAIHHVWPIPPSDLSNSGISQNEGW encoded by the coding sequence ATGAAAACACCATCCATAAAAAAATACAAATACATTACAATAGCATTACTGGGATTGAGCATAGGTATACAAGGCTGTAGTAAAAGTTTTACTGATCTGACTCCAAAAGGATCAATCACCAATGAAAACTTCTGGAAAACAGAAGCAGATGCCATCTTTGCCAGTAATGGTCTTTATGAACATTTCAATGACGATAATATGTTCGGAAGAGGTCTGTTTTGGTTTATCAACGCATCAGACGATATGGTAACAGGACGTACAGATGCAGGATCAGCAGCAGTGCGGAATTTTACAGCTACAGGTGCTGAAAGTCGTATAAATAGTATGTACAAGAAATTTTATCAGATCATACAACGTGCAAATACCATCATCACTAAAGTGCCAACTATGAGCATTAGCGATAATGTAAAAAACCGTGTATTAGGACAAGCATATTTCATGCGAGGTTATGCCTATTTCTATTTGTCACAATATTATGGTGATCAACGTGCCGGTGTTCCCATCGTTACTGATTCAAATATGAATGAAATTAAATTTGTACGACCGGCGCATGTGAAAGAGAATTTTGCGCAGATTGAAGGGGATCTTTTAAAGGCGGCAGAACTATTGCCACTTGTCAATACATATGGAGCAGATGATTTAGGAAGAGCACATAAAGACGCTGCCTATGCCTATTTAGCCAAAACAAATTTGCAATGGGCACGATATGACGAGAGTAAATGGACGCAGGTTGCTAAGTACTGCGATATGGTGACCAACTCAGGATCAGGCCGTAAATTAATTAATACAGGAAAACCAGAAACAGATTTTGCAAGTGTATTTTACATCGAAAATAACTTTTCATCTGAATATATCTTTTCAGTAGTTTCTAATAAAATTCAGGGTTCCATATTGCCGGCTGTATTATTCGAAAATACAGGTTACGGACTTTATAATGGTTGGGGATATTTTCACCCCACTTTGGAATTGTACAATGCTTTCGAATCAGGAGACAATCGTAAAAAGGCAACCATACTTGAATTTAACGATACATTTACGTTATTCGGATTGAATCGGAAATATTATTCGTCTAATTCTCAAACTGGTTTTCAGTTCAAAAAGTATATGCAACCTTTCCGTTTTCCAAAGGAGCAACATTTAAATCCAAGTGGAGATTACCCAACTTCTGATCTAAATATTCCTTTAATCCGTTATGCAGATATTCTTTTAATGAAAGCCGAAGCGCAGATTAAACAAGGGAAATCTGGAGATGTGGAGATCAATTTAGTACGTAACCGCGCAGGGCTTCCAGCATTAAGCGGCGCAACAATGGTTGATTTAAAAAGAGAACGTCGTTCAGAGTTTGCTGCAGAATATACCGATAGGCATAGTGACCTGGTTCGTTGGGGTGATGCTCAAGCTGCCTATGCACGACCAGCAACTGGAAGGCAACATAATGCTAAAACTGATCCAACCTCTAGCTACACCATAGTGCAAGTTTGGCCTGCCCGAACTTTTAATCCTGCTATTCATCATGTATGGCCAATTCCGCCATCAGATTTGAGTAATTCTGGGATTAGTCAAAATGAGGGATGGTAA
- a CDS encoding alkaline phosphatase has product MKFAKLLLILPLVVIIVRLDAQETAANRFDKLMYSTHQQHHALRVRGHSHNDYEQDIPLLRAYYAGMESIEADLFLRDDTLYVAHEAKDIKIGRTLENLYIKPLANLFKQNNLHPFADSSKNLQLVLDLKEDFQIMMPKLVSLLEPYRYLVDSKQNKHAIQIVISGNMPPPALFKNYPDYISFDGRFETTYTSQQLQRVAMMSDNLRTYTQWNGKGVPTKQEQLKIEQQGIKARKWGKPFRLWGAPESVNTWIVLEKMGVTWLNTDHPDVLKAYLDDLESSRFKANNPYALYQPTFAKDGSKDTVKNVILLIGDGMGLGHIQAAMVANRGQLHMAQMKYLGFSLTASASPGNTDSGAGGSAIATGHKSYNGTISVDTSGNRLLRLPELLARVGKVSGILSTGDASDATPAAFYASNIDRNASIAITEALIENKYVKILAGELPGPYREKERKDKLEKKLNQAGYQVVDNLSGLKNAKSEKTIVYFDEQDMVAVKDGRGSILKELLAMSISKLQGMGSGFFIMAEGAQIDYGGHARDLNYVVTEALDFDQAVGEALRYADQNGETLVIVTADHETGALSLLDADTKTGAIQANFASNDHSAMMVPVMAYGPGAQNFLGYYQNTELFKKIAQVLGAIQK; this is encoded by the coding sequence ATGAAATTTGCTAAGTTATTATTAATACTGCCCTTAGTTGTTATAATCGTCCGGCTTGATGCACAGGAAACAGCTGCTAATCGTTTTGATAAACTCATGTATAGTACGCATCAGCAGCACCATGCACTTCGGGTCCGTGGTCATAGTCATAATGATTATGAACAGGATATTCCCTTGTTACGTGCTTACTACGCGGGAATGGAATCCATTGAAGCAGACCTATTCCTACGAGATGATACCTTATATGTGGCGCATGAGGCTAAAGATATCAAAATAGGACGAACCTTGGAAAATCTATATATTAAGCCTTTGGCAAACCTATTTAAACAAAATAATCTACATCCCTTTGCTGACAGCAGTAAAAACTTACAGCTGGTTTTAGATTTGAAAGAAGATTTTCAGATTATGATGCCAAAGTTAGTAAGCCTGTTAGAGCCTTATCGTTACCTAGTAGATTCTAAACAAAATAAACATGCCATTCAAATAGTAATCAGTGGCAATATGCCACCACCTGCTCTCTTTAAAAACTATCCAGACTACATATCCTTTGACGGTAGATTTGAAACCACATACACCAGCCAGCAACTGCAACGGGTAGCTATGATGAGCGATAACTTACGAACCTATACGCAATGGAATGGGAAGGGGGTGCCCACGAAGCAAGAGCAATTGAAAATAGAACAGCAAGGAATTAAGGCACGAAAATGGGGTAAACCATTTCGTCTTTGGGGCGCACCCGAGAGTGTCAATACGTGGATAGTATTAGAAAAAATGGGCGTTACCTGGCTAAATACAGATCATCCTGATGTGCTAAAAGCATATTTAGATGATTTGGAGAGTTCACGTTTTAAGGCAAATAACCCTTACGCTTTATATCAACCTACTTTTGCAAAAGATGGGAGTAAGGATACAGTCAAAAATGTGATTCTGCTAATTGGCGACGGTATGGGGTTAGGGCATATTCAAGCTGCTATGGTTGCCAACCGTGGTCAGCTGCATATGGCACAGATGAAATATTTAGGTTTTTCTTTAACAGCATCAGCTAGTCCAGGTAATACAGATTCAGGAGCTGGGGGATCAGCAATTGCTACCGGGCATAAATCATATAACGGTACGATAAGCGTAGATACATCTGGTAATCGGTTACTGAGATTACCAGAACTATTAGCAAGAGTTGGAAAGGTAAGCGGAATACTATCCACAGGGGATGCCTCGGATGCGACTCCCGCAGCATTTTATGCGTCTAATATAGACCGAAATGCATCTATCGCAATTACAGAAGCGCTCATCGAGAATAAGTATGTTAAGATATTGGCTGGTGAACTACCTGGACCTTATCGAGAAAAGGAAAGAAAAGATAAATTGGAAAAAAAATTAAATCAAGCCGGATATCAAGTTGTTGATAATCTAAGCGGATTAAAAAACGCCAAATCAGAGAAAACAATAGTCTATTTTGATGAACAAGATATGGTAGCTGTCAAAGATGGTAGAGGTAGTATTTTAAAAGAATTGCTCGCAATGAGCATCAGTAAACTTCAGGGTATGGGAAGTGGATTCTTTATCATGGCCGAGGGTGCTCAGATTGACTACGGCGGCCATGCGCGAGATTTAAATTATGTAGTAACAGAAGCTTTGGATTTTGATCAGGCAGTCGGCGAAGCACTTCGTTATGCTGATCAGAATGGTGAAACCTTGGTAATTGTAACAGCAGATCATGAAACCGGCGCACTTTCTTTGTTAGATGCCGATACAAAGACAGGGGCAATACAGGCCAATTTTGCATCTAATGATCATAGTGCAATGATGGTTCCTGTAATGGCTTATGGCCCCGGAGCTCAAAACTTTTTGGGTTATTATCAGAATACCGAACTTTTCAAAAAAATTGCTCAAGTCTTAGGCGCAATACAAAAGTAG
- the lon gene encoding endopeptidase La: MSKFETFDFNQAIPIISEDTEFFPLLSQQDEDDMRNAEIPESLSILSLRNTVLFPGVVIPITVGRDKSIKLVKDAYQGDKTIGVVAQKDMSMEDPTIDELYQVGTVAHIIKVLQMPDGNTTVILQGKQRFKLIEAVQTEPYLKANVEKYKEEKPKATKEFKALIATLKEMALQIIQLSPNLPSEAGIAIKNIESPTFLINFISSNINVDLIQKQQLLELLNADEKARLLLELLTSEIQILELKNQIQNKVRIDLDKQQRDYFLNQQLKTIQEELGGNTPDLEIIELKKRASKKKWNDVVAKHFEKEIEKLARINPAAADYSVQINYLELLLDLPWNEFTKDNFDLTRAQKVLDKDHYGLDKVKQRIIEYLAVLKLKNNMKAPILCLVGPPGVGKTSLGKSIAKALGRKYTRMALGGVRDEAEIRGHRKTYIGAMPGRIIQSLKKAGAANPVFVLDEIDKMSADFKGDPSSALLEVLDPEQNTSFYDHYVEMEYDLSKVMFIATANSLNNIQPALLDRMEIIEVNGYTIEEKIEIAKKHLIPKQREAHGLTAKDITLKPKIIERIIEEYTRESGVRGLEKKIGSTVRGIATRIVMEKEYNVNINEKDLVEILGAPIFDKDSYENNEVAGVVTGLAWTSVGGDILFIESSLSPGKGKMSLTGNLGDVMKESASIAMAYLRSHAEEFNIDYRVFDHWDVHIHVPAGATPKDGPSAGVTMLTALTSLFTQRKVKENLAMTGEITLRGKVLPVGGIKEKILAAKRANIKEIILCKSNQKDIEEIKESYIKDMKFHYVTEMADVIALGLLDKKVKHAKDLTKGLEPKK, encoded by the coding sequence ATGAGCAAATTCGAAACATTTGATTTCAATCAGGCGATTCCCATTATATCTGAAGATACCGAATTCTTTCCATTATTAAGTCAACAAGACGAAGATGACATGCGCAATGCCGAAATTCCTGAGTCGTTATCCATTTTATCTCTTCGCAATACCGTTTTATTTCCTGGTGTTGTTATTCCGATAACTGTGGGACGTGACAAATCCATCAAATTAGTTAAAGATGCTTATCAAGGAGATAAAACAATAGGAGTTGTTGCCCAGAAAGATATGTCTATGGAAGACCCAACTATTGATGAACTCTATCAAGTAGGTACCGTAGCACATATCATTAAGGTGCTGCAAATGCCTGATGGAAACACAACGGTTATCTTGCAGGGTAAACAACGGTTCAAATTAATTGAAGCCGTTCAAACAGAACCATATCTTAAAGCAAACGTCGAGAAATATAAGGAAGAAAAACCGAAAGCAACTAAAGAGTTCAAAGCTCTGATTGCGACTTTAAAGGAAATGGCGCTTCAAATTATTCAATTATCGCCCAACTTGCCAAGTGAAGCTGGTATTGCTATAAAAAACATTGAAAGCCCTACTTTCTTAATTAATTTTATCTCTTCGAATATCAATGTTGACTTGATTCAAAAGCAACAATTGTTAGAGTTGTTAAATGCAGATGAGAAAGCACGTCTTTTATTAGAATTGTTGACTTCTGAGATTCAGATTTTAGAATTGAAAAATCAAATCCAAAATAAAGTAAGAATTGATCTGGACAAACAACAACGGGATTATTTCTTAAATCAACAATTAAAAACAATTCAAGAAGAATTGGGTGGTAATACTCCTGATCTGGAAATTATTGAATTGAAAAAAAGAGCATCAAAGAAAAAATGGAATGATGTTGTAGCGAAACATTTTGAAAAAGAAATCGAAAAATTAGCGCGTATCAATCCTGCAGCAGCAGACTATTCTGTTCAGATCAATTATTTGGAATTATTGCTCGACCTACCTTGGAATGAGTTTACAAAAGATAATTTTGATCTAACTAGAGCACAAAAAGTGTTGGACAAAGACCATTACGGATTGGATAAAGTTAAACAGCGTATTATTGAGTATTTGGCAGTATTGAAATTAAAGAACAATATGAAAGCCCCAATTTTATGTTTGGTAGGGCCTCCCGGAGTCGGTAAAACATCTTTAGGTAAATCGATTGCAAAGGCCTTGGGACGTAAATATACAAGAATGGCACTTGGAGGAGTACGTGATGAGGCAGAAATAAGAGGTCATCGCAAGACCTATATTGGTGCCATGCCAGGCCGTATTATCCAGTCTTTGAAAAAAGCCGGAGCTGCTAACCCTGTTTTTGTACTCGACGAAATCGACAAGATGAGTGCAGACTTTAAGGGCGATCCATCTTCAGCTCTTCTAGAAGTATTAGATCCAGAACAAAACACAAGCTTCTATGATCATTACGTAGAGATGGAGTATGATTTGTCTAAAGTGATGTTTATTGCTACTGCAAACTCCTTAAATAATATACAACCAGCGCTACTGGATCGTATGGAGATTATTGAAGTCAATGGCTATACAATCGAAGAAAAAATTGAGATTGCTAAAAAACATCTCATTCCGAAACAACGTGAAGCGCACGGTCTAACAGCCAAAGATATAACGCTGAAACCTAAAATTATCGAAAGAATAATTGAAGAATATACTCGTGAGTCTGGTGTCCGTGGATTAGAGAAAAAAATAGGTTCGACCGTACGTGGTATTGCAACTCGTATTGTAATGGAGAAAGAATATAATGTCAATATCAATGAGAAGGATCTTGTCGAAATTTTAGGGGCTCCTATTTTCGATAAAGATAGCTATGAAAACAATGAAGTGGCAGGTGTGGTGACCGGATTAGCTTGGACCTCGGTTGGTGGCGATATTTTATTTATTGAATCAAGTTTGAGCCCAGGAAAAGGAAAAATGAGTTTAACTGGTAACTTAGGTGATGTCATGAAAGAATCAGCTTCCATTGCTATGGCATATTTACGTTCACATGCTGAAGAATTCAATATTGATTATCGGGTATTTGATCACTGGGATGTACATATTCATGTACCGGCAGGAGCTACTCCAAAAGATGGACCTTCGGCAGGTGTAACGATGTTGACTGCATTGACATCTCTATTCACACAGCGCAAAGTGAAAGAAAACTTAGCCATGACAGGTGAGATTACCTTACGTGGAAAAGTACTTCCTGTAGGTGGTATCAAAGAAAAAATATTGGCAGCTAAGCGTGCAAATATTAAGGAGATTATTTTATGTAAATCCAATCAAAAGGATATTGAAGAGATCAAAGAAAGTTACATCAAAGACATGAAGTTTCACTATGTAACAGAAATGGCTGATGTCATTGCGCTCGGATTATTAGATAAGAAAGTAAAACATGCAAAAGATCTGACTAAAGGATTAGAACCAAAGAAATAG
- a CDS encoding tetratricopeptide repeat protein: MKRNYLNMNLKSVKLGLFTGAFALMSLSSYAQTAKQEEHSNPNVRLGQKALLDGDFKNAAVYLEKSLPAESKDPDVLYMLGYSQFQNGDFKKAAESFGKVVTLDSKNANGYYFKGKANNNLATQTSTKLNSSARESLLKIAIEDYSKAIALNANDVKLYQNRALAYRDYGILVGTAGVANYNKAVATDAYNNAVKDYEKVLTFDASRKDIQTEIKKAKIYRDNLK; encoded by the coding sequence ATGAAACGTAATTATTTAAATATGAATCTTAAATCAGTTAAATTAGGCTTATTTACTGGTGCATTTGCTTTGATGTCTCTTTCATCATATGCACAGACAGCAAAACAAGAGGAACACTCCAATCCAAATGTTCGTTTAGGGCAAAAAGCACTATTAGACGGTGATTTTAAAAATGCTGCTGTCTACTTAGAAAAGTCTTTACCTGCAGAGAGTAAAGATCCAGATGTATTATATATGTTGGGTTACTCTCAATTTCAAAATGGCGACTTCAAAAAAGCAGCAGAATCTTTTGGAAAAGTTGTTACGTTGGACAGTAAAAATGCAAATGGTTACTACTTTAAAGGAAAAGCTAATAATAATTTAGCAACTCAAACGTCAACAAAATTGAACAGTTCAGCACGTGAGTCGCTATTGAAGATTGCTATCGAAGATTATTCTAAAGCAATCGCTTTGAACGCAAATGATGTTAAATTATACCAAAACAGAGCATTAGCATACCGTGACTATGGAATTTTGGTAGGTACAGCGGGAGTGGCTAATTACAATAAAGCTGTAGCGACTGACGCTTACAATAATGCAGTAAAAGATTACGAAAAAGTATTGACTTTCGATGCTTCTCGTAAAGATATTCAAACGGAGATTAAAAAAGCTAAAATCTACCGTGATAACTTGAAATAG
- the gpmI gene encoding 2,3-bisphosphoglycerate-independent phosphoglycerate mutase: MMEKKVALLILDGLGYGKEDQSDAAFAAHTPYLDYLKANYPNSKLEASGEAVGLPEGQMGNSEVGHMNLGAGRVVYQELGRIHKAVRDGVFNTDTTIQDAFKYALNNNKKVHLIGLLSDGGVHAHTSHLRGLCDAAKYAGLHSDQVFIHAFLDGRDTDPNSGITYVKALQDFLPQSVGTLASAIGRYYAMDRDNRWERVKLAYDLMVHGTGTATKDILESIQHSYDQEVTDEFVQPLVLTNAAGQPMATIQDGDVVICYNFRTDRGREITVALTQKAFPEYDLKPLDLYYVTMTAYDESFKNVKVIFNKDNLTNTLGEVLAANHKTQVRIAETEKYPHVTFFFSGGREQEFDGERRLLIPSPKVATYDLQPEMSAQGITDAIVKDMEEAQPDFICLNFANPDMVGHTGVFDAVVKAVETVDNCTKQVVEKGLQYGYSFIIIADHGNSEFMLNADGSVNTAHTTNLVPCILIDKDYKKVKDGKLGDIAPTILKLLKVEIPLQMDGQVLVED, encoded by the coding sequence ATTATGGAAAAAAAAGTAGCACTATTAATCCTAGACGGATTAGGATACGGAAAAGAAGATCAATCTGATGCTGCATTTGCAGCTCATACGCCCTATCTCGATTATTTAAAAGCAAACTATCCAAACTCAAAACTTGAAGCTTCAGGTGAAGCTGTTGGTTTGCCTGAAGGTCAGATGGGTAACTCTGAAGTAGGACATATGAACTTAGGCGCTGGCCGTGTTGTCTATCAAGAACTAGGTCGCATTCACAAAGCAGTTCGAGATGGTGTATTCAATACCGATACAACCATTCAAGATGCTTTTAAATATGCCTTGAACAATAATAAAAAAGTACATTTAATAGGATTGCTTTCAGACGGTGGCGTTCATGCGCACACGAGCCATCTGCGAGGTCTATGTGACGCGGCTAAATATGCTGGGTTACATTCAGACCAAGTCTTTATTCATGCATTTCTAGATGGTCGTGACACTGATCCAAACTCTGGAATTACTTATGTTAAAGCATTGCAAGATTTCTTACCACAATCTGTAGGTACGCTAGCATCCGCTATTGGACGTTATTATGCCATGGATCGTGACAATCGTTGGGAACGTGTGAAGTTGGCTTACGATCTAATGGTACATGGTACAGGTACGGCAACCAAAGACATCTTGGAGTCTATACAACATTCATATGATCAAGAAGTGACAGATGAATTTGTTCAACCTCTTGTATTAACCAATGCTGCTGGTCAACCTATGGCAACCATTCAGGATGGTGATGTCGTGATCTGTTACAACTTTAGAACAGATCGTGGACGTGAGATTACAGTAGCTTTAACACAGAAAGCATTTCCAGAGTATGATTTAAAGCCACTTGACCTGTACTATGTCACGATGACCGCATATGACGAGTCGTTTAAAAATGTAAAGGTTATTTTTAACAAAGACAATTTAACCAATACACTTGGTGAAGTATTGGCTGCAAATCATAAAACACAGGTACGTATTGCCGAGACAGAAAAATATCCGCACGTTACTTTCTTCTTTTCAGGAGGACGTGAACAAGAATTTGATGGTGAACGTCGTTTATTGATCCCTTCGCCAAAGGTAGCGACCTATGATTTGCAACCTGAGATGTCTGCCCAAGGCATTACTGATGCTATCGTAAAAGATATGGAAGAAGCACAACCGGACTTTATTTGTTTAAATTTTGCTAATCCAGATATGGTTGGCCATACAGGTGTGTTCGATGCCGTTGTCAAAGCCGTAGAGACTGTTGACAATTGTACAAAACAAGTCGTAGAAAAGGGATTACAATACGGTTATTCTTTTATCATTATTGCCGATCACGGTAACTCTGAGTTTATGCTCAATGCAGATGGCTCCGTCAATACTGCACATACAACGAATTTGGTTCCATGCATCTTGATTGATAAAGATTATAAAAAAGTAAAAGATGGAAAATTAGGTGATATAGCACCTACTATATTGAAATTATTGAAAGTTGAGATCCCTTTACAAATGGATGGTCAAGTATTGGTAGAAGACTAA
- a CDS encoding DUF4783 domain-containing protein, translating to MRGNNAILCYQSFMMTPNMADINDTLLIELKTGNAKNIARFFASNITLSILNEDGLYSKFQAEMLLQGFFSKNKPSAVKLLQKITNKTNYSYYVYQLSSNKNLFRVFIKINLSKSGQTIEEFRVEKQASK from the coding sequence ATGAGAGGAAATAATGCTATTTTATGTTATCAGTCATTTATGATGACACCTAACATGGCGGACATAAATGATACCCTTCTGATCGAACTTAAAACTGGAAATGCGAAGAATATAGCACGATTTTTCGCTTCAAATATAACATTGTCAATTTTGAATGAAGATGGTCTTTATTCAAAATTTCAGGCCGAAATGCTGTTACAAGGTTTTTTCTCTAAAAATAAACCTAGTGCAGTAAAATTACTACAGAAAATTACAAATAAAACCAATTATAGTTACTACGTCTACCAGCTTTCAAGTAACAAAAATTTATTTCGAGTTTTTATTAAAATCAATTTATCAAAAAGTGGGCAGACAATCGAAGAATTTAGAGTTGAAAAACAGGCCTCTAAATAA
- the nadC gene encoding carboxylating nicotinate-nucleotide diphosphorylase has product MEKREYIKKFVHDAILEDVGDGDHTTLSTIPKDKIGEAKLIVKEDGILAGVEVALEIIEQIDPTLTCEVLIQDGSAVQVGDIALFLKGKIHSILIAERLILNVMQRMSGIATTTHRYAKLLAGTKTKILDTRKTTPLLRLLEKEAVKIGGGTNHRFGLYDMILIKDNHVDYSGSVTQALASANAYRATLNKPIEIEIEVRNFDELAEVITFGHVDRIMLDNFSPADVKKAVDIIAERFVTEASGGITEETLQAYAAAGVDYISAGALTHSVKSLDLSLKAKLI; this is encoded by the coding sequence ATGGAAAAAAGAGAATATATTAAAAAATTTGTTCACGATGCAATACTAGAAGATGTTGGCGATGGCGATCATACAACACTTTCAACTATTCCAAAGGATAAAATTGGTGAAGCCAAATTAATTGTCAAGGAAGATGGTATTTTAGCAGGTGTAGAGGTTGCTTTAGAAATTATCGAGCAAATTGACCCGACGCTTACTTGTGAAGTCCTTATCCAAGATGGAAGTGCTGTACAAGTAGGTGATATCGCCTTATTCTTAAAAGGAAAGATCCATAGTATTTTAATTGCAGAACGTTTGATCTTAAATGTGATGCAGCGTATGAGCGGAATAGCTACGACTACTCACCGTTATGCCAAGTTGTTGGCAGGTACAAAAACGAAAATATTAGATACTCGTAAAACAACTCCCTTACTTCGTTTGTTAGAAAAAGAAGCAGTCAAAATTGGAGGGGGCACCAATCACCGTTTTGGTCTGTACGATATGATTTTGATTAAAGACAATCATGTGGATTACAGCGGAAGTGTAACACAGGCTTTAGCTAGCGCTAATGCTTACAGAGCGACCTTGAATAAGCCTATTGAAATCGAAATTGAAGTTAGAAATTTTGATGAACTAGCTGAAGTTATTACCTTTGGGCATGTTGATCGCATCATGTTGGATAATTTCAGCCCTGCGGATGTAAAGAAAGCAGTCGATATCATTGCCGAAAGATTTGTTACTGAGGCTTCTGGTGGAATTACAGAAGAAACGCTTCAAGCATATGCAGCAGCAGGGGTAGATTACATTTCAGCAGGAGCTTTGACACATTCTGTCAAAAGTTTGGATTTAAGTTTAAAAGCCAAATTAATTTAG
- the plsY gene encoding glycerol-3-phosphate 1-O-acyltransferase PlsY gives MISIYLVSAVLLAYLFGSIPTAVWFGQAFYGVDVREYGSGNAGATNTFRVLGPKAGAVVMFVDIFKGFTSTNLAYLIEAGQSTSNVQFVNYQLALGVIAVLGHLFPVFAGFRGGKGVATLFGMILAIHAPAALLCVSIFIIILLTTHYVSLSSIMAGFTFPFSIAFLFKTSIPSVLLYGIAICALILITHQKNIERLLKGHESKVYLFKRKKNI, from the coding sequence ATGATTTCTATTTATTTAGTAAGTGCAGTATTACTAGCTTATTTATTTGGATCAATCCCTACTGCGGTATGGTTTGGACAAGCATTTTATGGTGTTGACGTAAGAGAATACGGTAGTGGAAATGCTGGAGCAACTAATACTTTTCGTGTTTTAGGGCCCAAAGCAGGTGCTGTAGTGATGTTTGTTGATATTTTTAAAGGGTTTACATCTACGAATTTAGCTTATCTAATAGAAGCTGGTCAGAGCACCAGTAATGTACAATTTGTCAACTATCAGTTGGCGTTAGGGGTAATCGCTGTCTTGGGTCATTTATTTCCAGTATTTGCTGGATTTAGGGGAGGGAAAGGAGTTGCCACTTTATTTGGTATGATACTCGCTATTCATGCGCCAGCCGCATTACTTTGTGTGAGCATATTTATTATTATTTTATTGACCACACATTATGTCTCGTTAAGTTCGATTATGGCTGGTTTCACTTTTCCATTCAGTATCGCATTCTTATTTAAAACATCTATTCCATCAGTTTTACTCTATGGTATCGCGATCTGTGCGCTGATTTTAATCACCCATCAAAAGAACATCGAGCGTTTGCTGAAAGGACACGAATCTAAAGTTTACCTTTTTAAAAGGAAAAAGAATATTTAG